Genomic DNA from Leishmania mexicana MHOM/GT/2001/U1103 complete genome, chromosome 15:
GATGTTGGGTGGGAAAGacagcgtgcgcgtgtgagcgTATGTACGGCAGAACCATTTAGTGATAGATACAGTAGGGAACTCCTTGATGGATGGGCAGAGCGATTCcggcacgcgtgtgcgtgtgcgcgtgtgtggatCCACCAAGGAAGAGGTATTTTgtgccgccgtcgttgcagacagacgcacacacacacgacaagTGCATGCGACCAGGACGTATCGGGGTGGTCACCGGTGGCATCGCACACGAGAAAGAAAGCGCGCGGACAGAcgaacggcagcagcacagagaaaggagaggagcgaaGAGGGGGGACGGGTGGGGAGAGTGCgggagtggtggtggccatGAGGCAGGAAGAAGCATGGTGGGCTGGTAAGGTGTttcggcgtgtgtgtgtgtaggggggaGGAGTCAACCCCCATCAGAGGACGCTGACGCACAGATCAGTCAGCCTGCCATCcgacagcacacacacacccgcaaCAGAGAAAGAAATGGCTCgcccctccttccccgcGGCGTTCATTTCCATGCTTCTGCCTCCGTGcggcgagaggggagggaggtgtaGGGGGACACAGGGTGGGTGCTCACGCGcgcgtatgtgcgtgcgcgcgtgccctgatgcctgtgtgtgtgtgtgggtaaAGTTTCCGTCTATCCGCACCACCGGGGCAATATTCGCTGCTTAATATACATGAgagagtgcgtgtgcgtgtgtgcaccatCAGCGACCACATGGGGCAGACGTgtgggagaaagagagcgagagaaaggacACGCGACTGGcagggtgtgtgggtggagggggtggagctCTTGACGTGTATGCCTATGCCGCCCTCATCATCACTATCGCACAGGCCCCATTAGATGCCCTTGGCCACGGGTGCGCCAGGTGTCGATTGCGCTTGCCCCAGCTGCCTCTGCAGTTCTATGATGTCGGGCGTCGTGGTCGGCACGGGGGTGCACAGGTACGTCGCCAGCTCGTCGATGCGCACCCGTCCCTTCTCATCGGTCGGCACCTCGGCGAGTAGCTGCCGCACGTCGGACTCCGGCATCTTCTCCCCCAGCGTCGTGAGAAGGGTAATGAGTTCGGAGAGCTTCAGCCGGCCCGAGTCCCCGACGTCgaaggcgcgcagcgccgtcacgagGTCTTCCTCGGTCGGCCCCGTGTACGGCTGCTGCATCAGCTTAATGAATGCGTCGTACGAGGCGGGGTTGGGCAAGGGCCGTAGGAGATCGTtgagctccgcctccgtgtAGCGACGCCCGAGGCTGCGCAGGATGTGCTTGAGGTCGATGTGCGACACCAACCCCGTGTGCCGCTCGTCGAAGAGGTTCCATGTGGAGCTCCACTCTAGTGGTACTGAGAAGTTGCTGGCCGCCGGcgaagctgcagctgcagctgcggcggtcCCTGCCTCCGGTGCGGCCATGACGTGCACTACGGTCAGGTGGCGAGCAGTGGGGAAGAGAAAGCGGGGAGGGCGCTCAATGACGTAAGGTGGTGCGCtgtgtgagcgtgtgcgtgtgtgtgtataaCGCTGGAGCTTCCAACCTGTTCCCTCGTGGTGTGCCGAGGTGTtggtggggcggggggtACAGGTAAGGCCCGGGTACTCACGCAgtgagacggagaggaggaggcagctgACAGATACATGTCCGCATCGCACCGGAAGAGGTGGACGGAGGGGCTTTTCATGAAGGTGTTTCATCGCTCGCCATCATTCATCCACCGCcttgagggggagggggaggaggagaggtggtcgccaccaccaacacgAAGGAGATGGCATTCGCTGGGCACGTTTTCCAtcgtgtgcggctgccggcggcggcacggctAAAGGTGTGGGCgttagcagcagcagcggcagtcggcggcggcgaggggcgGGATGTGAGTTGGGTGGGACGGCACAACGGGAGAAGCGATGGATCTAcgaagagagacacacaaaaaagggggagggggagggggagggatgtATGGGtacaggggggggggaggatgtgcacgtgtgtgtggaggggggagggcatgTGTGCGCTGTTCTCcatcttcccccctccccctcccgtgCCTTGTCCTCTCTCTATCTGTGAGAGGGAGGACAGCgatgagtgtgtgtggggggggagggagagggagaacagcagcagcagcagcagcagcagcaactaTTCTAGTAAGTGGGCGCCTAAAAAAAACGCATACTCAGAGACGATGCAAGACCATAGGGCGTGCAGCACCGATAGACACACGTGCCCGCCCGCACCCCGTTCCGCTACGTAACTGGTGCTCTGTCGAATCttgtgatggtggtggtggtggctgagTTTGACGAGGGTGAGGGACTCGTGGACGGGTGGGCGATCCTCTTCTGCGTCTGCAGGTTCCTGTTGGAggaggcaggggagaggCCGCGACgtggcaacagcggcggtggggagCGGGATGGCACTCGAGGTGGTAGGGGTTTGAAGGAGGAAGGCTTGTGCGAGCGCGCTGTCGGCTGCGAGTGGGGTGGTGTGCAGGACCGTACCGCAAGCGATGTAGTGTTGTTGTGGGATCGCAGAGAGTCACCGGGTCTCTCTGCAGACGCTGCGCCAGTCTCGCCACCTCTGTTGCTCACCCCGGTGACCCGGTGGCGCCCTGGGAGAGGCGTCGTGCCGCGGCGGGAAAGGGGTGTGTGCGCCAGCGTCGGTGAACCTTTTCGGGAGGGGTGTGCTGACGCCCCGCGATCAGGGCCTGCGAGTCGCTGCTCTGCACGGTGTCGTGCGAGTGCCGGGGGGACTGGAGAGACGGACCGGACAGGCGGATGtgaccgcagcggcggcgggctcGACGCACTGCgactgcgcacgcgcgaaaCGAGCGGTGCCGTTGTGCTCTGCGAAGCTGTCAGCAGGTCTCGGACCCGTTGACCGTGGATCCACAGCTCCGCCTTGGCCGATGTTGGCGGAGACAACACCAGGGTACCAGGGCTGCCGTTGTGGCAGCTACCCACATCCGCGGTGTCCTCGCGCGGGTCGGTGGCTGCTTGCAGGGCATCCCACGCCGCGACGAGCTCCTTCAGGTGGTTCACAATGCGGGGAAGCTCCTTGGCCACGCGCCGCCGCATTTTCtcttcctgcagcagctgcttcgccatGTTCACCTTCTTATCCAAGAGCCGCTCGCGGCTCGTGGCGCGCATCTGAGCCGCCTCCCGGACAATCTCCTGATAGCTCtgcaccagcggcgcggcttgCTCGATTACATGCAGTCGCAGACGCAAGAAGTCAATCTCGTCCGCCGCCTGCTCCCGCACCTGCTGGCACGCCGTCAGGTGGCGCTGAAAGCTGAGGAGCACCTTGCcagacggcgacggtggcggtggagcgacggccgccgcctcacgcgcCTCGACACCGCTTGCGTTCTCATCATCGACATcaccgcgtcgctgctgccgtcgtgtCGCGGGGACCGCCG
This window encodes:
- a CDS encoding calmodulin-like protein, encoding MAAPEAGTAAAAAAASPAASNFSVPLEWSSTWNLFDERHTGLVSHIDLKHILRSLGRRYTEAELNDLLRPLPNPASYDAFIKLMQQPYTGPTEEDLVTALRAFDVGDSGRLKLSELITLLTTLGEKMPESDVRQLLAEVPTDEKGRVRIDELATYLCTPVPTTTPDIIELQRQLGQAQSTPGAPVAKGI